The Candidatus Methylacidiphilales bacterium genome includes a window with the following:
- a CDS encoding CHC2 zinc finger domain-containing protein, whose amino-acid sequence MAENIDLNDLKRSCSITSLAYQYSSLVKNRMCRCICGERRDTHPSVSLNEENGLFYCFICNKGGSALDFIMMAKKCTFKEAVQVLKEFVEKNGRKEDYIPLHRQETEEDEITDEKTSLILRDAITLMHENLKRDKKYNAMDYLLMRGFNPITIDKFKIGFSYMSRDFVNLMLSRFNHAPADVLKAGLVNSHWDPFLKHRIVFPIYEKENVVYLIGRSIRDNQQPKYLGLPTSSSVKMPLFIGSENDPYVLIVEGTVDAYAAWQSGIYANGFSIAALLGLPSGKSFKHLERNGVFKKRGFIMLDSDAAGITSMSTLIDAFNKQGIKPAIIVSNKAIQQFQNDKILAQFKHKEFDVIRLPMEFKDLGDIMKDKKLDEFARFMEIRSKKIYDNSYAL is encoded by the coding sequence ATGGCTGAAAATATAGATTTAAATGATTTAAAAAGATCGTGCTCTATCACTAGTCTAGCATATCAATACAGCTCTTTGGTTAAAAATCGGATGTGCCGTTGCATATGTGGTGAAAGACGAGATACCCATCCATCAGTAAGTTTAAACGAGGAAAATGGCTTGTTTTATTGTTTTATATGCAACAAGGGCGGAAGTGCATTGGATTTCATTATGATGGCAAAGAAATGTACATTTAAAGAAGCAGTCCAAGTTTTAAAAGAATTCGTCGAAAAAAACGGCAGGAAAGAAGATTATATCCCTTTACACCGACAAGAGACAGAAGAAGATGAAATTACTGACGAGAAGACTAGTTTAATCTTGCGAGATGCGATTACGCTCATGCACGAGAACTTGAAACGAGACAAAAAATATAATGCCATGGATTATCTTCTCATGCGTGGATTTAATCCGATAACTATAGATAAATTTAAGATAGGATTTTCATACATGTCGAGAGATTTTGTCAATTTGATGCTATCTCGCTTTAATCATGCTCCTGCTGATGTCTTAAAAGCAGGGCTGGTTAATAGTCACTGGGATCCATTTCTTAAACATCGCATTGTTTTCCCGATCTATGAAAAAGAAAATGTGGTTTATTTAATAGGGCGTTCGATTCGTGATAATCAACAACCAAAGTACTTAGGACTACCTACATCCTCTTCAGTAAAAATGCCGCTATTTATCGGCTCTGAAAATGATCCTTATGTTTTGATTGTCGAAGGCACCGTAGATGCTTATGCTGCTTGGCAATCTGGAATCTATGCCAATGGTTTTAGTATAGCGGCACTCCTAGGTTTACCAAGTGGTAAAAGTTTTAAACATCTAGAAAGAAACGGTGTTTTTAAAAAGCGCGGTTTTATTATGTTAGATAGTGATGCCGCTGGTATAACATCTATGTCTACACTAATTGATGCATTTAATAAGCAAGGAATAAAACCTGCTATTATAGTAAGCAATAAAGCTATTCAACAATTTCAAAACGATAAGATTCTTGCGCAGTTCAAGCATAAAGAGTTTGATGTCATTCGTTTACCAATGGAATTTAAAGATCTGGGCGATATCATGAAGGATAAGAAACTAGATGAGTTCGCTAGATTTATGGAGATAAGGTCTAAAA